The following coding sequences lie in one Miscanthus floridulus cultivar M001 chromosome 9, ASM1932011v1, whole genome shotgun sequence genomic window:
- the LOC136483000 gene encoding tropinone reductase homolog At2g29370-like, whose translation MVFRPTTECTAEDYARIMATNLESCFHISQLAHPLVRKTTVAGGGSIVHISSVASCLGAPNVAIYSAAKGGMNQLTRSLAVEWAGDKIRVNCVAPGTVVTDMAKQQVRIHYVKWTASMHSSFVF comes from the exons ATGGTGTTCAGGCCGACGACGGAGTGCACGGCAGAGGACTACGCGCGGATCATGGCCACCAACCTGGAGTCGTGCTTCCACATCAGCCAGCTCGCGCACCCGCTCGTCCGGAAAACCACCGTCGCCGGCGGCGGAAGCATCGTCCACATCTCCTCCGTTGCGAGCTGCCTTGGCGCCCCGAACGTGGCGATTTACTCTGCTGCTAAAG GAGGGATGAACCAACTCACAAGGAGTCTCGCTGTCGAGTGGGCCGGTGATAAGATTCGTGTGAACTGCGTCGCACCAGGCACTGTCGTCACCGATATGGCCAAACAACAAGTACGTATACACTACGTTAAATGGACGGCATCCATGCATTCAAGCTTTGTTTTCTGA